AAGTACGCCAAGTTTTACCAgatcatatatatcttttatatcttttttttattaaaaatttcaactgacaattgttttttttttatatatactatgcGTGCTCTTGAGTGACCACTATTCTTGCACGGCGTTCTTGACGGACTAAAACGTTTGTATCATTATGGTTCGAACCGAGTGTCGCAAAACGCGCTTGCGTATTTGTGATTGCTGACCATTATAAAAACCATCagctcaaataaataaataaatttaaattacgcaTTTTTGCCGAACTATTATTCTTTATCTGCTGCACTTGTGACTCATTTTCTTCCGTAAAGACTCGtcacaattttaaaaagagcTACACTTTTtagagagatttatttaatattatattattaatattattaatgattaactttataattattattaataattaacttttctaaataatatataactacaaatatcgcaattaatgagtaattaatattttaaaataatatgtaattacatatacGACAATAAACTTCAAAGagcgtaatttatatatttaatcgaataaaaaatatttgtaatgacaaaaatataaaataatacatcatcCACACAGCAATACATATTGCTATCTCTCTtcataagcaataattatttttttaacaataaaattaaatgtgttttatgtTTTACTCTATCGTTCAACTTTCCGACGATCTAACTGATGATCTGGATTGAGAGAActcgcaattaaataatcgaattaCAGGAttaggaaattaaattaagaaagggCTTTGTGATATATCAAATGTTTAatagacaaataatttaatttaaaatacttatataatttaatattatgcacatatatatgtcatagtaCGTGAAGTATTTTGGCAACAAATGATGGATTGCGAGGTGAGATATAGGCCGTGTAAGAGCCCATCTTTAGATCAAATtccgattaatttaatcgctTCATTATCTATacctgcaattttttaaatattaatataaacaaaactattaatctttttgttatttgatTTGGAGGagaaacaagattaaaaacgatatgaatttaaaatagctATTTCAGTTGAATTTATCGCTGATCAAGATTAATCGAAATTTGATCGTGCTTAAGAAAGTGATTTTCTTTTCgacaataaatttgaataatttgctaTATTCTTTTCCTTAtcagcatttttaaaaatatttctgctctttttactaaaatcaatttaattgcatattcAGATTTTGagtgaaagaagaaaaaaggaaaaaagaaaatttataaactttaaaataaatacatattaaaaatttaatttttatattatctattataatattaaaaaatgttacatatattaatgtaatatgattgtatattttatttaaacatttaagtaagaaaaaatataggaatataaaacacaatcttatttttattgatgaacTATAacatattaagatttaatttataaacgacAAAAcattagttatttataattattttttctactatGAAGTTCTCATTGtattatttggaaaataaaattattaatatcattattaattaaatttttttggctAGATAATATCCAACGGACTCAATAAAGTATCTTCCATGATATTTCTTAgagctataatatttttgagacaCAGTTTGAAGTTTGGTCTATCATTTGCTGGACTCCAGCAACGCATCATCAACTCGTACAAAGCCGGTGGAGGCAATTTAGAGGCATCACCAACCTATATCCATTGCGTACATAATCTATCACATCCAGATTAGTTCTGCCAGTGTAAGGATGCTCATCCAACGATGTAATTTCCCACATTATAACTCCGAATGACCAAACATCACTTTGGGAAGTAAATCTTTCGATCACCAAAGATTCTGGTGTCATCCATCGAACAGGAAGCAGATCTTGTCCTTTCTAAATCATGTTATTTTagcgaaattaatattctaattcaAACTGTCaagttgtcaaattttttaagtattcatattaaaataaaaaacgtttatgtttgttttatataaataatatttatataagtaatttattttatttatattctctatttaaatcaaagacggactttattattatgacgAAAAgaacataaacattttttagaattttattttttcttaataattgtatttaccTTGCGGTAATAATCACTTGTAAATATCTCTAGTTAATCCAAAATCGCCACTTTTGACACGGTTCTTGCGATCTCTCGCGGATACTAAACAATTCCGACACGCGAGATCTCTATGAAGGAAACGTAAATATTTGAGACAGCTTTGCGCAACATCTTCGCACATGGCGATTAAATCTTGCAAACGCAAAGCGTGCGAATCTGACGGTTCCAATTTTCGACTATCTCTCAAATATTGTAACAGATCACCAACTTCCATTAATTCCAATATGATTGATGGAAATTTTGGATCTAAGCAAACGGTCAACAATCTTAGCACATGTTTATGTCGGAAGTAATTCATAAACCTGGTctcttttaaaacttttttttttcatccgaCGAAGCATTTTTTCCAAGCATTTTTATGGCAACGGATATCTCTATGCACATTCTATCTTCATTTTTCCTTGATATAActgtgaaatatttgaaattaatttatacttcattaaaaaaatatgtaatttaatgtcaagtaatattatttcatttttcatatcacataattttacaacaaaaatatataatagaatgcaTGTGTATGTTATCTCCAAAAAATTAGCATTATAaactcttataaaaaatatttatattattatttttattgagaaatgcatttcaatttatgttgatctaaaaattaatagcgtATGACATTGCATCAGAAAAAGTTTTTACCAATCCAAATGCGCCGCTGCCTAAAAGTTTTTCTAATTTGATTCGCTCATGTTTGGTCAGTAAATATCTGTTTGAATCAAATTGCAACACAGGATTGTATGACATATTGTATTGGATACATCGTAGGCTGATAGGCATCTCATGTAGAATTGCTAATTCGGTATCTGTGATTATCGATGGCAAAGCATGATTGCTATTTTTTCTGCATCGTCGATACactgttataaaattacaatatactatctaataatatgtattgcaaaatttacatattcttttcaacaaataaattaactttcttAAGAAAATCTTTACAACACATtggatagaattttttttttttgcaaggtttaaatgtttattaaatatacttacaaATGCGGCAAATGTAGCAgatgaaaattacaataaaaactaCAATGACAAAGCCGGATATAATATGTGGCTTATAATAttggtaaaatttattaaaaatgtctgTTTCAAGatcatcaaaataataacctttgttatataaaaaatgtactcTTAAtaccattattttatttaaaaatttacttttacttaTAActtcattgataaaaattactaaatttctaaattttataagcattttatattaaaaaaaagcagaaaatgttatatttataattgcttaCTTGTcagttaaaaaagtaaatcttcattcagacaaaaattttttgcttatttaatcatatcagtttgatatttttctttatatctctCCTGATTGATTTGTTAAGTAaagtgtaattatatttttttttaatttagtgtttttattgtttttcaacACATCTTCTTGCATATCAAATatgattcttatattaaaaggaaaaagCTATGCTGTATCAATAACATCGTCTGCactaatgttatataaatcaatatgtaGTGATTTAAACTCGTTGATTCAGATGATCTGATGCTACATATTTGCAGTTATGTCAATTTATATTAGGTCTACCGGAAAGTTCTATCcgtttttgaattaaaagaaaataatacatttattaatatttattgaacaatataatttccatAGTTATTAATTGACCTCTCCCCGGCGTgatgataatttttgaattccaTTTCTGTAGACTGACTCATTTTTAGaggcaaaaaattgaaatgacaTTATCGGATAGAACTTTCCGGTAGACCTAATACGATAGCCCGAAGTCATGCAGAATAAATTAGTAAGAATTACTAAGAATTCAtagtaatttcttttatcaaataatacataaaagttCTTTTTGATTGttgaaacaattttgtttaacgtattagtttttttcaagtaatttaattaactctaAATAAGTGACTTATCTATGTtgtctttaaaatttcaataacgtTTGttctttaacaatataaatatgttataaattgtttttatagtcatataaattatataaattcttatatttaaacttttgtcGAATTTCTGTTCAGTTAGCTTTACATTCTTTTAATCCAAACAAATTCTGGAAAACTTACTATAATTAATCTACATTATCTAGGTAAAatcgtatgcatatatatatatatatatatatatatatatatatatatatatatgtatacagctatataataaatatatgcacaatTAAAGTTATGTATAAAGTCAAAGGCATAGAAAAATTGGTTACTCACATACATTGTTGATTTCTGTGATCATTGACTTTGTTATTAAGGTCAATTGATGTCAATTGATGCTTGAAATTCCATTATACCGATACTCGACTTTGATTTGATTTCcgtcatatatgtatattcataaacatataattatttttaacataaaaaagtgGCATtactttctaaattaattttgttaaataaaaattgatttaatacaaatgttgttatattaattaatactaatgaatgattatgaatatttaaaaaaaggctttagcaattgtaaaaaaattatgtaaatattagttCAAAgtctaaacatatattaatttatttgttttgttgctaaataattaatttagcggagaataaacagaaaattttattgataaaaaaaaaaatatttattttcatacataaaagtattatagttaaattttaatagactaTTTTAATTAGGCTTaactttgtattatataacatctatttataaataaaatttctaagatTTGTACATCCTTTTCGTAACAttacatatacttttttaatgttttatgttaaatagttttatactattattatatattatatctagtattattatacattattatatttacatacacattatttagtatacacattattatattatatatttattatacatttattatatatttattattattatattatatatttattatatatttagtattattagtattattatactttatatagtacatatattttattatcatatatacttTTAGTTTAGTATATAAgccatataaattattagttattcatataaactattagcaataataacatttaattttatttaacaaagcTATCTCTTATGGAGTCTGAATTCGGATACTTTGACAAAATATCAGCTCTCGTTAATATTAACACTTTTAGTAAAACATATGATACCGTTtttgacataataattttgttttttttttgtaaatacttgCACTCAATCAGTTTCTGCGTAATCCTTGGCGATTCTTGGttatcaatatcttttttcattctttttaatataatctagTAGAAAAGCaatgaaatgaaaagaaatatgcgatctagaattattattcgagaaaattataGACAATCAGGAAATTACTGAATCGTGAGTTctaagttttattattcatgtGCGCCAAGTTTTACcagatcatatatattttctatatttttggcTTGATTAAAAACTGCAACTgcgacaattttttatatgttatatataatgcgtGCTCTTGAGGGCCTACTTTTCGCGCACGGCATTTTGGATAGACTGAAACGTTTGTATCATGCGACGATGTTCGAATCGAACGCATAATGCGTTTGCGTATTTGTGATTGATGACATCATAAAAATCATCAgcctatataatttaaattacgcaCTTTTGTAGAACCATTATTCTTCACCTGAAGAAATCCACTTatgacttatttttttctgtgaaaatattcatcattatttaaaaaaaagctacactttctaaatttattaaattttatattattaacattattaataagaaattaactttcataaataatatataattatgtatatatatatatatatatatatatatatatatatatatatatgcaacaatAAACTTTAAAGAGAGTATTTagcgtaatttataatatacatatttaattaagtaaagaACGCGTGTAATGATAAaagcttaaaataataaataatcatgttgtttctatatttttttatgaataattatttctttaacaatatttaaagttaaatatattttgtctgatattttatcgttcaatcttgtaaaaatataaatatgatttggtTTGATAACgctcaattaaataattgaatcgcAGGATTGCTCACTAAACGAAAAGTTTTGTGATACAtctatctattaattaataattaatctataatttaataattaatagttatataatttaatattgcgacttcttttttaagaaaaaataaaaaggcgCCAAATACACGCGCCAGTTttgtaaaaaactatatatattataactatatgtatttataaaataatgttattttaatttaatctgtacaaaatagtattattttataaaaattaaatagtatcTAAGAacttttctacaaattattttcatttaattaaagtgaaataatattttctacaaaaataatgtgacatccaaaatgtcaattaaaaaaaacttataaaatataaaacttataaaaatattttaaccaaAATAAGTTATACAAAATcgttgttttaattttctatatcataTCTTTTCATAGCATatcttacaataataataatatcaaaaacttGCGccaactaaaaataaaaaattggacaaatattttaatcgaaaacaGTTGCACTAAATagctgttttaaaaataataatattaaaaaatttcaataattaaataaaaatttatgctatatacatatataaaaaatttacgttcaatattaaaaaaatatgtcaaataaattgtaatatatctattgtaaaaatcattataaatgtgaacaattaatatatattgattgaatatatatattcctataaCATATGTTCATATATgtcctaaaatttttaataaaaaaatgataatatacatgatatatataacacaaaaaacataaaattaaaaattaataaaaaatttttaattctgtgaaagaaataaatacaagaaattaaagactgatacaagaagaaaataaaaaattttaattataaagacatGGCGCTGCTAAACTAaacaatatgttaaaattattatattctttaatacatttacattgcagttattgatgtaattaaattaaatataattctaaactaaatttattatttattggttttaatttatactttgaCTTTTAACTCGAAAGTTAgagttttctttcaaaaagttatcttttaaataaattttttttattttttcttatttgtattgattaaaaagataatttattatatatatatatatatatatacattacctttcttttaatcttttgatatataatataattttatatatattttgatatataatataattttacataatacattattaattaattatttaaaacaatccaataaaaaagaaatcagcATACGTGGatacttcatatttttttattctgaatattattttactcattTCTGTTCATCGTTAATTAACATCGATTGCCATTAACATTAATGTCCGGCTCACGCGCCCCAGAATACTCCATAAAAGCTCACATATATCTCGGCAATCCGAGGGAGTTAATATATCTCCCGGTCCTTCCTTCCTCGGGGCCCGGTCTTTTCTTCGAGCACTTCCACCGTGGTTCTTGCGCTGATCTTCCCTCTCGTTTCCCGTATTACAAACGCGGCCgtcctatatacatataatgcagAGAATCTGAATATTTAAAGCGGAACTTCGAAATTCCGATCTCGATGTAAACGagccgctctctctctctctctctctctctctctctctctctctctctctctctctctctctctctctctctctctctctctctctctctctctctctctctctctctctctctctctctctctttcgcaacTTAAAACGCAACTGCGTTCTCGAGAAGATCGCTGTCACGGGATCGTTAACTCTCGGGATATTAATCCGCGCGCCTCTCGACATAATTTTACACTTAACGCCCGCAAGTAACAAGTTCTTATCGCGCGATAATATTTGCCCACTCTCGTAGCGACAGCCACGAACGTCTCGTGGTAAGGGGTTCAAGTACCCGGTGTACATTAGGATATCGCGCTGTGAGAAGGGCAGGCAAAGGGTtgttaatctctctctctccctctctctttgaaACTCTAATGGAGGCGGTTTGCCGGATTTAGACCACCTACAGCCCTTTGCCTCTCCAAGGAAACCACCCTGAAATCCTTCCATCTGACTGCTCGCGTTCTATATCTCGCACTGTTAATGCCTTCTATTCCTTTATGACCGCTTCTCTGTTTCgtgaaatttctctctctttcttctccttgtcgcgctatattaatttttccccCGGCGGAAACGCTGCAGCAGTGAATTTGTCCCTTTGTTGACGGAATAAATAGAAGGATGaagaaatttatctctttattaaaGGATAATTCTAAatgagatttaataatatccttTTGTTGTAAAAACACATATCTCGCTACTTTAGTTATGTAAGATCGAAGAAATAGCCTTgtaaaacgttaaaaaaaaactttgtttcaTTATCCTTCcacattattgaaataataactgCTGCGAGAGAGATGAAAGACTTGacgtaaatcaaataaatttcatatataatttctctttttatttaacaggACGAATATATCCCACATCGCTCTCTCCTTATTCCACAAAGTACCTTTATATTCCACTTTTACAaggtatcaatatttattcaatcctttaaaatataactttgcaACGTGATAATGGTGAAGGATGaagaaatttatctctttattaaaGGATAATTCTAAATAAGATTTAGTAATATCCTTTTGTTGTAAAAACACACATCTCGCTACTTTAGTTATGTAAGATCGAAGAAATAGCCTTgtaaaacgttaaaaaaaaactttgtttcaTTATCCTtccacattattaaaataataactgcTGCGAGAGAGATGAAAAACTTGacgtaaatcaaataaatttcatgtataatttctctttttatttaacaggACGAATACATCCCACATCGCTCTCTCCTTATTCCACAAAGTACCTTTATATTCCACTTTTACAaggtatcaatatttattcaaccctctaaaatataactttgcaACGTGATAATGGTGAACGATTAGGAGCGAACGATAGCGGTAATTTCCGCAATTCTCTCGTTGCTGTTGGAAAATGAGCGCGACTCGCGCATCGACGACGAGCTTTATCTCGGAATATTCCGGAGATTACGACGCGAAAGAGATGGGATAAAAGGTGTCGGAAGGAAAAGGGTGGAAGGGGTGAAGGGGAAGGGGGCAGGGTATCGCGCGCGAAGGGTGGTGGACGAAGGTGGGAAATAAATAGGAGCGAACGAGCGATtctcttctccttcttctccCCCCTTCTGCCCTTCCACACCCCCCCTCCTGCCCTTCCACACCCCCTGTCGTGCAGCGATGTGAAAATTCCATGCATGCGATAAAGCAAAATGATCTTAACGGCTTTCGCGAACACGAtcgttttgcgatttttttttttttattttttttccccccctCTCTTcaatatacagaaaatttttattaaaacagaatGGCGAGCATTTCCGTAATGCTCTTGTGGTCCCTGGCTCGATCCGCATTACTTGAAACCCGCATCCTTTTACGAGATCGAATGACAAGAAAACACGTTTCGCTATTACACCTATTATATGGAAGTATCGTCCCTCCATTCGAAAAAAACTGCcgtttataacatttaatccTATCGAGTGACAGTTATTCTTTTACAGAGAGaagcgaataaatataaattgcggTTACGCTTTAAACGAGCAGCTATATCTAACTATCTGAAtggtttgaaatattatacaaaaaaaaaggagaatttgtatttattagtACAACTTagtatatctaatttatttagtgtacctaatatattttgttataactaatttatatttttacagtgCCCtgtaagagaagaaaaaaagaaaaatgaagagagaaatatacagTCTCATATTGCGCCAATaatcatatatgaaatataaaatcataaaagataaaaatcttattctttaattaatattttaataatatatttactacattttttcttcttctataaGAAGCATATAATTTCACAGTTTCTTTCGGAATATTAATACCACTCCTCTAaagttatttgaaaatttctcattattgataattcaatttttgcgCGAATGAAGTGATATATGATGTGATATGACATCTCTTCTTCCCATCcactttattattcaaattcaaaAACCAGATGCAGAAATTTTGCACATATTTTGGGACAAAATTGCTAGCATTGATTTTTcggcaatttattataattctaagtAGTAacttattttccaaaaataatttgcaacaaGTCATCATTTCGTTTACCGACCTGTTAAACGCAAAATTAtggctattttatttttcacatttcaaaaagataaattgtatCGATTTTAAACAAGAATTTCGAGCTTTTTCTTCTCGCCCCTGAGTCTTGCGTCCAGGATAGCACAAGATTCAAGGCAAgacaatattcataaaaatattgtgtaatgttaatgaaaatttttgaaaacataaattttattttgactgAATCTTGTGTTGAGTGAATCTTTACAGTAAAAATCTCATCTTGTATTGTTTCATctcgattttattaacaatttctatctaatattaaacataattgttTAAACTAATGTATTtaacgtaatatttatttttttctttttattgatttttttattgatttatcccctttgtatttttcttttaaattattatatctgttGTAGCATTAatccatttattatataccaaaaaa
This sequence is a window from Cataglyphis hispanica isolate Lineage 1 chromosome 17, ULB_Chis1_1.0, whole genome shotgun sequence. Protein-coding genes within it:
- the LOC126856027 gene encoding LOW QUALITY PROTEIN: proto-oncogene tyrosine-protein kinase ROS-like (The sequence of the model RefSeq protein was modified relative to this genomic sequence to represent the inferred CDS: inserted 3 bases in 2 codons; deleted 2 bases in 1 codon), which codes for MLGKNASSDEKKXVLKETRFMNYFRHKHVLRLLTVCLDPKFPSIILELMEVGDLLQYLRDSRKLEPSDSHALRLQDLIAMCEDVAQSCLKYLRFLHRDLACRNCLVSARDRKNRVKSGDFGLTRDIYKXDYYRKKGQDLLPVRWMTPESLVIERFTSQSDVWSFGVIMWEITSLDEHPYTGRTNLDVIDYVRNGYRLVMPLNCPPALYELMMRCWSPANDRPNFKLCLKNIIALRNIMEDTLLSPLDII